The Calliphora vicina chromosome 3, idCalVici1.1, whole genome shotgun sequence genome contains a region encoding:
- the Zasp66 gene encoding uncharacterized protein Zasp66 isoform X12, translating into MEYVQFKNGSPHYYREQPDLNECIQYQPYRTTPLVLPGAKVKKDAPSTDSYLRHYPNPAVRAHPHHDYHDSVMKQRVADTMLHRVVGQEADSGKVFHKQFNSPIGLYSDNNIESTIRQTVPSQYNQQRPFPVRRTM; encoded by the exons atggaGTACGTACAATTCAAAAACGGTTCACCACACTACTACAGGGAACAACCAGACCTCAACGAATGTATTCAATATCAA cCTTACCGAACAACTCCACTGGTTTTGCCCGGTGCTAAAGTGAAAAAAGATGCTCCCTCCACAGATTCCTATTTGAGACACTACCCCAACCCAGCTGTACGTGCCCATCCCCATCATGATTATCATGACAGTGTAATGAAGCAACGTGTTGCCGATACCATGTTGCACAGAGTTGTTGGTCAGGAAGCCGATTCTGGCAAA gtTTTCCACAAACAATTCAACTCTCCCATTGGTTTGTACTCCGATAACAACATTGAAAGCACTATCCGCCAAACAGTTCC AAGCCAGTACAATCAGCAGCGCCCATTTCCGGTCCGTCGTACAATGTAA
- the Zasp66 gene encoding uncharacterized protein Zasp66 isoform X10: MEYVQFKNGSPHYYREQPDLNECIQYQPYRTTPLVLPGAKVKKDAPSTDSYLRHYPNPAVRAHPHHDYHDSVMKQRVADTMLHRVVGQEADSGKVFHKQFNSPIGLYSDNNIESTIRQTVPYKKTVVYDPSRSETYRAIQEEGYGNADFTEEVTVPVQPKVFHPNRMVPGKKPVQSAAPISGPSYNVVNTTDETIRQSGSFNRLMYSVLGASQY, translated from the exons atggaGTACGTACAATTCAAAAACGGTTCACCACACTACTACAGGGAACAACCAGACCTCAACGAATGTATTCAATATCAA cCTTACCGAACAACTCCACTGGTTTTGCCCGGTGCTAAAGTGAAAAAAGATGCTCCCTCCACAGATTCCTATTTGAGACACTACCCCAACCCAGCTGTACGTGCCCATCCCCATCATGATTATCATGACAGTGTAATGAAGCAACGTGTTGCCGATACCATGTTGCACAGAGTTGTTGGTCAGGAAGCCGATTCTGGCAAA gtTTTCCACAAACAATTCAACTCTCCCATTGGTTTGTACTCCGATAACAACATTGAAAGCACTATCCGCCAAACAGTTCC TTACAAGAAAACAGTTGTCTATGATCCATCCAGGAGTGAAACTTATAGAGCCATTCAAGAGGAGGGCTATGGCAATGCTGATTTCACTGAAGAAGTAACGGTACCAGTGCAACCAAAGGTTTTCCATCCCAATAGAATGGTTCCAGGAAAG AAGCCAGTACAATCAGCAGCGCCCATTTCCGGTCCGTCGTACAAT GTGGTAAACACAACCGATGAAACCATCCGTCAAAGTGGATCCTTCAACCGTTTGATGTATAGTGTTTTGGGTGCAtcacaatattaa
- the Zasp66 gene encoding uncharacterized protein Zasp66 isoform X11 produces the protein MEYVQFKNGSPHYYREQPDLNECIQYQPYRTTPLVLPGAKVKKDAPSTDSYLRHYPNPAVRAHPHHDYHDSVMKQRVADTMLHRVVGQEADSGKVFHKQFNSPIGLYSDNNIESTIRQTVPIFIDLSFLEQKYKILEQQKQKELQEQQQREQRQKQLEQLYHH, from the exons atggaGTACGTACAATTCAAAAACGGTTCACCACACTACTACAGGGAACAACCAGACCTCAACGAATGTATTCAATATCAA cCTTACCGAACAACTCCACTGGTTTTGCCCGGTGCTAAAGTGAAAAAAGATGCTCCCTCCACAGATTCCTATTTGAGACACTACCCCAACCCAGCTGTACGTGCCCATCCCCATCATGATTATCATGACAGTGTAATGAAGCAACGTGTTGCCGATACCATGTTGCACAGAGTTGTTGGTCAGGAAGCCGATTCTGGCAAA gtTTTCCACAAACAATTCAACTCTCCCATTGGTTTGTACTCCGATAACAACATTGAAAGCACTATCCGCCAAACAGTTCC AATTTTCATCGATCTATCTTTCctggaacaaaaatataaaatactggAGCAACAAAAACAGAAAGAACTACAAGAACAACAGCAACGTGAACAGCGACAAAAACAGCTGGAACAACTATATCATCATtga
- the Zasp66 gene encoding uncharacterized protein Zasp66 isoform X9 — translation MEYVQFKNGSPHYYREQPDLNECIQYQPYRTTPLVLPGAKVKKDAPSTDSYLRHYPNPAVRAHPHHDYHDSVMKQRVADTMLHRVVGQEADSGKVFHKQFNSPIGLYSDNNIESTIRQTVPVNAIWRSPLHRPLPTKLDRYKKTVVYDPSRSETYRAIQEEGYGNADFTEEVTVPVQPKVFHPNRMVPGKKPVQSAAPISGPSYNVVNTTDETIRQSGSFNRLMYSVLGASQY, via the exons atggaGTACGTACAATTCAAAAACGGTTCACCACACTACTACAGGGAACAACCAGACCTCAACGAATGTATTCAATATCAA cCTTACCGAACAACTCCACTGGTTTTGCCCGGTGCTAAAGTGAAAAAAGATGCTCCCTCCACAGATTCCTATTTGAGACACTACCCCAACCCAGCTGTACGTGCCCATCCCCATCATGATTATCATGACAGTGTAATGAAGCAACGTGTTGCCGATACCATGTTGCACAGAGTTGTTGGTCAGGAAGCCGATTCTGGCAAA gtTTTCCACAAACAATTCAACTCTCCCATTGGTTTGTACTCCGATAACAACATTGAAAGCACTATCCGCCAAACAGTTCC TGTCAATGCAATATGGAGGAGTCCTTTGCATCGTCCTTTGCCAACAAAACTTGACCg TTACAAGAAAACAGTTGTCTATGATCCATCCAGGAGTGAAACTTATAGAGCCATTCAAGAGGAGGGCTATGGCAATGCTGATTTCACTGAAGAAGTAACGGTACCAGTGCAACCAAAGGTTTTCCATCCCAATAGAATGGTTCCAGGAAAG AAGCCAGTACAATCAGCAGCGCCCATTTCCGGTCCGTCGTACAAT GTGGTAAACACAACCGATGAAACCATCCGTCAAAGTGGATCCTTCAACCGTTTGATGTATAGTGTTTTGGGTGCAtcacaatattaa
- the Cdc6 gene encoding cell division control protein 6 homolog translates to MAAVRRSTRLSSIGKATPTLPATPKTPRQASLWQHRNSRNSITIHSDEEEEYELSSNCSNEENCDLINKMEHRKRATVKTKKTAEVEEIKTPKSKKATKPMPASKKRELLKRLQTEEETSADEEDSQQVSPPKHARQQPTALPKHVISPSRLLDRLSIDERPEEEMVSPKILTPKKSSPKTTPVRNKYQNARRVLNSAECQNLPGREEQLEELRSFFREHLEAKRSGSLYVSGQPGTGKTACLSLLLRTPEFNKRLQTVYVNCTSIASIGGVYKKLCTELNLKPQGRTERDHLQALQHHLKTCPKMLLIVLDEIDQLCSSKQAVLYTIFEWPSMPDASILLVGIANSLDLTERTLLRLNARCELKPKHMHFPPYSKQQIVEIFKSRLEEAEVLDIFPPVTLQLLAAKVSAVSGDVRRALDIGRRVVEIAEQQKKAGEREINLKNLNLVEGESHHIPEETLKPVQVTQVAAVLNKVYGVSQNLQEDMDESFPLQQKIMLCSLMLMLRNEKNKDITMGRLHEVYRRVCTKRNIHPVDQAEFLSLVDLVQTRGILRIVKKKEPRLCKVQLQWDEDEVNGALSDKQLIASILDDTACLGK, encoded by the exons ATGGCAGCAGTAAGACGATCGACACGTTTAAGCAGTATAGGTAAAGCTACACCTACACTTCCTGCCACACCAAAGACACCCAGACAGGCCAGCTTATGGCAACATAGAAATTCTAGGAATTCAATTACCATCCACAGTGACGAGGAGGAAGAATACGAACTTTCCTCCAACTGTAGTAACGAAGAAAATTGTgacttaataaataaaatggaaCATCGTAAGAGAGCAACtgtaaaaacaaagaaaactgCAGAAGTGGAAGAAATTAAAACACCCAAAAGTAAAAAGGCCACTAAACCTATGCCTGCCTCCAAAAAGAGAGAATTATTGAAAAGACTACAAACAGAGGAAGAAACTTCTGCAGATGAGGAAGACTCACAGCAGGTATCTCCACCCAAACATGCCAGACAACAGCCAACCGCCTTGCCCAAACATGTTATAAGCCCTTCACGCTTACTAGATCGTTTGAGTATAGACGAAAGACCAGAAGAAGAAATGGTGAGTCCTAAAATATTGACGCCCAAAAAAAGTTCTCCCAAAACTACACCAGTTCGTAACAAATACCAAAATGCCCGACGAGTGTTAAACAGTGCTGAATGTCAGAATTTACCAGGTCGTGAAGAACAATTGGAAGAATTACGTTCCTTCTTTAGAGAACATTTAGAAGCTAAAAGGTCGGGCAGTCTATATGTTTCCGGGCAGCCGGGTACCGGCAAAACAGCCTGTTTATCGCTGTTGCTACGGACCCCCGAGTTCAACAAACGTTTACAGACGGTCTATGTTAATTGTACTTCTATTGCCTCCATTGGAGGTGTTTACAAAAAACTTTGTACCGAATTGAATTTAAAACCTCAGGGTCGTACTGAGCGTGATCATTTACAGGCTTTGCAGCATCATCTTAAGACTTGTCCTAAAATGCTCTTAATAGTTCTAGATGAGATTGACCAATTGTGCAGCTCAAAACAAGCTGTGCTGTATACTATTTTCGAATGGCCTTCCATGCCCGATGCCAGTATACTTTTGGTGGGTATTGCCAATAGTTTAGATTTAACTGAACGAACTTTGCTGCGTCTGAATGCTCGTTGTGAACTGAAACCAAAACATATGCACTTTCCTCCCTACTCCAAACAacaaattgtagaaattttcaAATCCCGCTTGGAAGAGGCCGAAGTATTGGATATTTTTCCGCCTGTCACGTTACAGCTGTTGGCTGCTAAAGTTAGTGCTGTAAGTGGGGATGTGAGAAGAGCTTTGGATATAGGTCGTCGTGTAGTTGAAATTGCTGAACAACAGAAGAAAGCGGGTGAAAGAGAAATCAACTTGAAGAATCTTAATTTAGTAGAGGGGGAAAGTCATCATATTCCTGAAG AAACTCTCAAACCCGTGCAAGTAACACAAGTTGCCGCTGTACTAAATAAAGTTTATGGAGTCTCGCAAAATCTACAAGAAGACATGGATGAATCCTTTCCATTGCAGCAAAAAATCATGTTGTGTTCGTTAATGTTAATGCTGCGCAATGAAAAGAATAAAGACATCACAATGGGTCGTTTACATGAAGTCTATAGACGTGTGTGCACCAAACGTAATATTCATCCGGTAGATCAAGCTGAATTTTTAAGTCTTGTGGATTTAGTGCAGACTAGAGGTATCTTGCGTATTGTTAAGAAAAAAGAGCCACGTCTATGTAAAGTCCAACTACAGTGGGATGAGGACGAAGTGAATGGTGCTCTCAGTGACAAGCAGTTAATTGCTTCCATTTTAGATGACACTGCCTGTTTGGGCAAATGA